Genomic DNA from Roseiconus lacunae:
GGGGCTTCGCCTTTAAGAAGGACACGAATGATACGCGAGAGTCGGCGGCGATTTATGTGGTCCGTGATCTGCTATTGGAAAAAGCGCGGGTCTGCATTTACGATCCACAGGTCACCAAGCAGCAGGTGATTCAAGAGCTGGAGTACGTCCTTTCCGAAGGCGACAATGGGATCTCACCGGCTAAACGTGAGTTGATTGACAACCACGTGACGTTTGCTTCCAGTTGCGAAGAAGCATCCTCTGATGCTCATGCAATCGCGGTACTGACCGAGTGGGATGAATTCGCCGAAGTCGACTTTGGTAAAATTTATGACTCCATGAAAAAGCCCGCATTCGTCTTTGACGGACGCAATCGCTTGAAACAGAAAAATTTGGTCGATAGCGGGTTCGAATACCACGGAATTGGTTTTTAAATCGTCATGAACTCAGTCAAGTTGCCACAGGGACGCGTCTACGTCGCCGGTCATCGCGGGATGGTCGGTGGCGCCTTAGTCCGGTTGCTACAACAACTAGGAATCGCCGAGAGCGATTTAATCACCCGCGATCGAAGCGAATTGAATCTGACCCGCCAGGCGGATGTCGAGCAGTTCTATCGTGACGAGCGTCCAGATGTGGTGATCTTTGCAGCCGCAAAGGTTGGCGGGATTCACGCCAATGATACGTACCCGGCGGAGTTCATCTACGACAATTTAATGATGGCCGCAAACTCCATTGATGCGGCGTATCGAAATGGAACTCGGCGATTCCTGTTTCTCGGTAGTACTTGCATCTATCCGCGCATGGCACCTCAGCCGATGCCGGAAGATTGCTTGCTGAGCGGCCCTCTGGAACCGACTAATGAGGCATACGCATTGGCAAAGATCAGTGGGCTAAAGCTGTGTCAGCATTATCGAACACAGTACGGCGTCGCTTACCATTCGGCGATGCCTACGAATTTGTATGGCCCCGGGGACAACTATCACCCACAAAATTCACATGTGATGCCGGCGATGATCCGCCGTTTCGATGAGGCGGTGCGTAGTGGTGCGGACGAGGTCGTGATTTGGGGAACCGGTACGCCTCGGCGTGAGTTTCTCCACGTCGATGATTTGGCACGTGGCTTGATTCATCTAGTGAATCTCGAAGATCCGCCCAACCTAGTGAACGTTGGTACCGGCAGTGACATTTCGATTCGTGAATTGGCAGAATTAATTGCCAGGGTGACCGGCTTTACCGGTAGGATTACCCAGGATCCGAGTAAGCCGGATGGGACACCCGTAAAGCGGACTAACACCGATTTGATTGAGTCAACGGGGTGGCGTCCCGAGATTGCTCTGGAAATGGGGATCAAAAAGACTTACGAAGATTACTTGCAAGCGACCGATTCGGGCCGATTGCGCGAAGTTTAGCGGAGCTGCCTGCTCGACGCCCGTCAGCAGGTCAATGGATTTTGAAGTTCACCAACACCGAACCCAATCAACGTGGCTATGTCGAAAAAGGCACTCATCACTGGTATCACTGGTCAAGACGGCTCCTATCTAGCAGAGCTCCTGTTGGAAAAAGGCTATGAGGTGCACGGCATTGTTCGCCGTAGTAGTACGTTCAATACCGATCGGATTGAGCATATTTACATCGATCCACACGACAAAGACGCAAAGCTATTCC
This window encodes:
- a CDS encoding GDP-L-fucose synthase family protein; protein product: MNSVKLPQGRVYVAGHRGMVGGALVRLLQQLGIAESDLITRDRSELNLTRQADVEQFYRDERPDVVIFAAAKVGGIHANDTYPAEFIYDNLMMAANSIDAAYRNGTRRFLFLGSTCIYPRMAPQPMPEDCLLSGPLEPTNEAYALAKISGLKLCQHYRTQYGVAYHSAMPTNLYGPGDNYHPQNSHVMPAMIRRFDEAVRSGADEVVIWGTGTPRREFLHVDDLARGLIHLVNLEDPPNLVNVGTGSDISIRELAELIARVTGFTGRITQDPSKPDGTPVKRTNTDLIESTGWRPEIALEMGIKKTYEDYLQATDSGRLREV